A single region of the Pontimicrobium sp. SW4 genome encodes:
- a CDS encoding patatin-like phospholipase family protein, producing the protein MKALVISGGGSKGAFAGGVAQYLMQDLGKEYDMFLGTSTGSLLIPHLSLNKIDKVYDLFTNVTQRDIFSVSPFIQRKKGDREYVSIDFVNSLWQFIRKKRTFGESKHLKKNIRRNFTKDEFETIIATKEDVVVTVSNLSKNRVEYKSINDCTYEEFCDWIWISCNYIPFMSLATVDGFEYADGGLGCVIPIREAILRGATEVDAIVLEAESMEKKKVLGKNPFSLMLGLFGHLLDQVEKNDITIGKLAAKNKNVNLNLYYTPTSLTENSLIFSKRLMVNWWKQGYEYAKKKDQDPLSNELK; encoded by the coding sequence ATGAAAGCATTAGTTATATCAGGAGGAGGAAGTAAGGGCGCCTTTGCAGGAGGAGTTGCTCAATATTTAATGCAAGACCTTGGTAAAGAATATGATATGTTTTTAGGGACTTCAACAGGTAGTTTGCTTATTCCGCATTTATCATTAAATAAAATAGATAAAGTTTACGATTTATTTACCAATGTGACTCAGCGAGATATTTTTAGTGTAAGTCCTTTTATACAGAGAAAGAAAGGAGATAGAGAATATGTATCAATCGATTTTGTTAATTCCTTATGGCAATTCATTCGTAAGAAGCGTACGTTTGGAGAGAGCAAGCATTTAAAGAAAAATATAAGGCGAAATTTTACTAAGGATGAGTTTGAAACGATTATAGCTACCAAGGAAGATGTAGTAGTAACAGTATCAAACCTGTCCAAAAATAGAGTGGAGTATAAGTCTATTAATGATTGTACATATGAAGAGTTTTGCGATTGGATTTGGATTTCTTGTAATTACATTCCATTTATGTCGTTGGCAACTGTAGATGGTTTTGAATATGCAGATGGAGGTTTGGGTTGTGTAATTCCTATACGTGAGGCTATTTTACGAGGCGCAACAGAGGTTGATGCTATTGTTTTAGAGGCGGAGAGCATGGAAAAAAAGAAAGTACTTGGGAAAAACCCATTTTCATTAATGCTTGGATTGTTTGGTCACTTACTTGATCAGGTGGAGAAAAACGATATCACAATAGGTAAGTTGGCGGCAAAAAATAAGAATGTAAACTTAAATTTGTACTATACGCCTACTAGCTTGACGGAAAACTCACTAATATTTAGTAAACGACTAATGGTGAACTGGTGGAAGCAAGGGTATGAGTATGCTAAAAAGAAAGATCAAGATCCTTTGTCTAATGAGCTAAAGTGA
- a CDS encoding DUF559 domain-containing protein — MNTNIQTPIDYLKGVGPNRADLLRKELGIHTYQDLVNLFPNRYIDRTQYYKINQLQQNSAEVQIIGQITSLKEIAQKRGKRLVGNFTDDTGSMELVWFRGHKWIRESIKLNTTYVVFGKINWFNGKFSMPHPEMELLEDHEKNLSSAMQAVYPSTEKLSNKGITNRVIIKIMQQLFLETKGKFTETLSENLIKEQKLLSKSKALFNVHFPESQKLLAHAQFRLKFEELFYIQLQLILKNLIHKSKIKGFPFTKVGDYFNTFFKEHLPFKLTNAQKRVIKEIRQDLGSNAQMNRLLQGDVGSGKTIVALMSMFIAIDNGFQACLMAPTEILSVQHYNSLNSYCKNLNIRIKLLTGSTKTLERKKIHESLKNGDLNILIGTHALLEDKVEFKNLGLAIIDEQHRFGVAQRSKLWKKGPPLSSQREDAKTVLDRYKTARPSTYKLMKDLQQENKKNSTEAEGILWECLRAKKIDYKFRRQHIIDEFIVDFVNIEKKLVVEIDGGYHNAQQQKQIDEIRTLILKELGFNVICFTNEQVIGDTENVLIKIENQLKSLPSREVGEASLPPHILVMTATPIPRTLAMSVYGDLDISVIDELPPGRKDIKTVHRFDKNRLQVFGFIRDEIKKGRQVYIVYPLIQESSAMDYKDLMDGYESISRDFPLPEYQISIVHGKMKAADKDYEMQRFAKGETQIMVATTVIEVGVNVPNASVMVIESAERFGLSQLHQLRGRVGRGAEQSYCILMTGYKLSNDSRTRLETMVRTNDGFEIAEVDLKLRGPGDLMGTQQSGVLNLKIADIIKDKNILQQARFYAKRILSSDPTLSNPENKEILHTYKQLSKFKNIWNYIS; from the coding sequence ATGAATACAAACATCCAAACACCAATAGATTATTTAAAAGGCGTTGGTCCTAATCGTGCAGATTTACTGCGTAAGGAGCTTGGTATTCATACATATCAAGATTTAGTTAACCTATTTCCAAACAGATATATTGATAGAACACAGTATTACAAAATCAATCAGCTACAACAAAACTCAGCCGAAGTTCAAATAATAGGTCAAATTACAAGTCTTAAAGAAATAGCACAAAAACGCGGAAAACGCCTCGTAGGAAACTTTACAGACGATACAGGCAGCATGGAATTGGTTTGGTTTAGAGGTCACAAATGGATTCGAGAGAGCATTAAACTAAACACGACATATGTGGTTTTTGGGAAGATTAACTGGTTTAATGGAAAATTCAGCATGCCTCATCCTGAAATGGAACTTTTAGAAGATCATGAAAAAAACTTAAGCTCAGCAATGCAAGCTGTATACCCTTCTACTGAAAAATTATCCAATAAGGGAATTACCAATCGCGTAATTATAAAAATAATGCAGCAATTGTTTTTGGAGACCAAAGGAAAATTCACAGAAACATTATCAGAAAACTTAATTAAAGAACAAAAATTATTATCAAAATCGAAAGCGCTTTTTAATGTGCACTTTCCAGAATCTCAAAAGCTATTAGCACATGCACAATTTCGATTAAAATTTGAAGAATTGTTTTACATTCAATTACAATTAATTTTAAAAAACCTCATCCATAAATCAAAAATAAAAGGGTTTCCATTTACAAAAGTCGGTGACTATTTTAACACTTTTTTTAAAGAGCATTTACCCTTCAAATTAACCAACGCTCAAAAGCGAGTTATTAAAGAAATTCGGCAAGATTTAGGAAGCAACGCACAAATGAACCGGTTACTACAAGGTGATGTGGGTTCTGGAAAAACAATAGTAGCACTAATGTCAATGTTCATAGCTATTGACAACGGTTTTCAAGCATGTTTAATGGCTCCTACTGAAATTTTGTCAGTACAACACTATAACAGTTTAAATTCATATTGTAAAAATCTGAATATCAGAATAAAACTATTAACTGGTTCAACTAAAACTTTAGAAAGAAAAAAAATCCATGAATCTTTAAAAAATGGCGATTTAAACATCTTAATTGGCACTCATGCGCTCCTTGAAGATAAGGTGGAATTCAAGAATTTAGGCCTCGCAATTATTGATGAACAACATCGTTTTGGAGTAGCACAAAGAAGTAAACTTTGGAAGAAAGGCCCTCCTCTTTCCTCCCAGAGGGAGGACGCAAAAACTGTACTCGATAGATATAAAACTGCACGACCATCAACTTATAAACTGATGAAAGATTTACAACAGGAAAACAAAAAAAACAGTACTGAAGCTGAAGGTATTTTATGGGAGTGTTTGAGGGCAAAAAAAATCGATTATAAATTTAGACGACAACATATTATTGATGAGTTTATTGTTGATTTTGTTAATATCGAAAAAAAATTAGTGGTTGAAATAGATGGTGGTTACCATAACGCTCAACAACAAAAACAGATAGATGAAATAAGGACACTCATTTTAAAAGAGCTGGGTTTTAATGTTATCTGTTTTACCAATGAGCAGGTTATTGGAGATACAGAAAATGTACTTATAAAAATTGAGAATCAATTAAAAAGCCTCCCCTCTAGGGAGGTTGGTGAGGCTTCCCTTCCTCCACACATCTTAGTAATGACTGCTACACCAATTCCGAGAACCTTAGCAATGTCTGTTTATGGCGACTTAGACATATCCGTAATTGACGAATTACCACCAGGCAGAAAAGACATAAAAACTGTCCATAGATTTGATAAAAATCGCTTACAAGTTTTTGGATTTATTCGAGATGAAATAAAAAAAGGGAGGCAAGTATATATTGTCTATCCATTAATTCAAGAAAGTTCTGCTATGGATTATAAAGATTTAATGGATGGCTACGAAAGTATATCGAGAGATTTCCCTTTACCTGAATATCAAATTTCAATTGTTCATGGAAAAATGAAAGCTGCCGATAAGGATTACGAAATGCAACGTTTTGCAAAAGGCGAAACACAAATTATGGTTGCTACCACAGTTATTGAAGTTGGGGTAAATGTACCTAACGCATCGGTTATGGTTATTGAAAGTGCCGAACGCTTTGGTTTATCGCAATTACATCAATTACGTGGTCGCGTTGGTCGTGGTGCCGAACAAAGCTATTGCATATTAATGACTGGCTATAAATTGAGTAACGACAGTCGAACACGACTAGAAACCATGGTAAGAACCAACGATGGTTTTGAAATTGCCGAAGTCGATTTAAAACTTCGTGGCCCTGGGGATCTTATGGGAACACAACAAAGCGGTGTATTGAACCTTAAAATAGCCGATATTATAAAAGATAAAAATATTTTACAACAAGCACGTTTTTATGCAAAGCGTATTTTAAGTAGTGATCCAACATTATCAAATCCAGAAAATAAGGAGATATTACACACATACAAACAGCTAAGTAAATTCAAGAATATTTGGAACTATATTAGTTAA
- a CDS encoding serine hydrolase, which translates to MFSHKSILKKTFTYKWMFVSLLLISYTCQNNEPVLQGPQVAQFNLDLFEQNLIDYVNWGNDAPIGWTYAITKDGQLARTGAFGNAIQEPDGTVEAMTATKELNIASITKFYTAIVVMQLIEDLNLDVDDKIAPYLPNSWSQGSGIDQLTFANLMRHESGFETNNTDFNNTLSYDAIKQAVANGVTVPATRDYDNINFAIFRILIPSLQNNLPNAPLVSLESDQATQAGYKQYMQKALFDKCGLNNIDFTEEQPNPARYYNKNDGVNNVSGLTYGDWDHISGGGGYFMTIVEMAAVNAYYMHTDNLITEASKTLIEDNYFGLDAYFSGDSREEHGKYYGKNGSISNSGQGMLSQIQMFPINGIEIAVIVNSRGVTYKTGVDSFLRSSIKDAYNDAWED; encoded by the coding sequence ATGTTTAGCCACAAATCAATTCTTAAAAAAACATTTACCTATAAGTGGATGTTTGTTTCCTTATTACTTATTTCTTATACCTGTCAAAACAATGAGCCTGTATTACAAGGACCTCAAGTAGCACAATTTAATCTAGATTTATTTGAGCAAAACTTAATAGACTATGTCAATTGGGGAAATGATGCTCCCATTGGCTGGACCTACGCCATAACAAAAGATGGACAACTAGCTCGCACTGGAGCATTTGGAAACGCTATTCAAGAACCAGATGGTACTGTCGAGGCAATGACTGCTACTAAAGAATTAAATATTGCTAGTATTACAAAATTCTACACAGCAATTGTTGTTATGCAACTTATTGAAGATCTCAACTTAGATGTTGATGATAAAATTGCTCCTTATTTACCTAATTCATGGAGCCAAGGTTCTGGAATAGATCAACTAACATTTGCTAACCTTATGCGTCATGAATCTGGTTTTGAAACGAATAATACCGATTTTAACAACACCTTATCTTACGATGCCATTAAGCAAGCCGTTGCAAATGGCGTAACTGTACCAGCAACAAGAGACTACGACAATATTAACTTTGCCATTTTTAGAATATTAATCCCATCCTTACAAAATAACCTACCTAATGCACCACTAGTTAGTCTAGAAAGTGACCAAGCGACTCAAGCTGGTTACAAACAGTACATGCAAAAGGCCTTATTTGACAAATGTGGTTTAAACAATATTGATTTCACGGAAGAACAACCTAATCCTGCTAGATATTACAACAAGAACGACGGAGTTAATAATGTTTCGGGATTAACCTATGGTGATTGGGATCATATTTCTGGTGGAGGAGGCTATTTTATGACCATTGTAGAAATGGCTGCTGTAAATGCCTATTACATGCATACAGACAATCTAATTACCGAAGCTTCTAAAACGCTTATAGAAGATAATTACTTTGGTCTGGACGCTTATTTTAGTGGTGATTCCAGAGAAGAACATGGAAAGTACTACGGAAAAAATGGAAGCATTTCTAACAGCGGACAAGGTATGCTCTCGCAAATACAAATGTTCCCAATAAACGGTATTGAAATTGCCGTAATTGTAAACTCAAGAGGTGTCACGTATAAAACAGGTGTCGATAGCTTTTTAAGATCCTCTATAAAAGATGCTTATAATGATGCTTGGGAAGATTAA
- a CDS encoding DUF5107 domain-containing protein, with protein sequence MKLKTCIQILCFCTFFLISCKKNNSPESIGIASIKEVLMNFKTYPFSDPSPVVDMNNIYPYFKFDGYTNNVIDQSWKMVVMENDYIKVFVCPEIGGKVWGAIEKSTGKEFLYYNDVVKFRNIAMRGPWTSGGLEFNFGDIGHAPSCSTPVDYKLIENSDGSVSCIVGAYDLPSRTRWNIDIKLPKNKAYLETKVSWFNTTNQFTSYYQWMNAAAKASGNLEFVYPGKNFIGHNGETGNWPIDNNRDISKYENNNFGGYKSYHVLNSYSNIFGGYWKDDDFGFGHYVDYDEKPGKKLWIWGLSDQGMIWEDLLTDTKGQYIEYQSGKLFNQASPGSTFSPFKHKEFQPYNSDVMTELWFPLKNTNGMVAASKYAVLNVESTTDSLTIYVSALEHLSETLEITQNRETTKFEINLKPLEVFKTKITINQKDDFNIQLGDNLLQYSSKQEDYLVNRPINHKTDFNWGSAYGIYTKALGLEKQRQYEEAAKEYHNCIEKDEGFIPAYSRLSLAYYRQMDYKNALKYSKEALSIDTYHPESNYAYGLVNKKLGNITDAKSGFSIASQSASLRSSSFVELAILFLKEYNYTKAIHYTSKAIDADTNNIIAHMIQAFASRQSKDEDSSITAINNIYKLDPLSDFARFEEALMNLNDLATFNTRITNELPFESYLELAAIYLQFNDTQAAISVLKESPQHPIVNLWLANLDKNNESNYLKSVFEASAEMVFPHRVETSEFLETTLKTNSHWKLKYYLGLIYWHKGLREKASTLFEQCQNEPDFAAFYLTKLKLVETTSLKERELLERALELNPNDWRTALALSNNHLINNETSKAIEIGEKFIKLFPENSHIGMNYTSALLQDKQYLNALKFLENFNILPFEGSTEGKKIYSLVCIKLALQAYNQKEYDKTIDYAEKAKFWPRNLGVGKPYDVDEQLENYIIAKANNKLGDTANTQKLKVDLLKNIKSNSETLNIDLALETIKTLN encoded by the coding sequence ATGAAACTTAAAACTTGCATACAAATACTCTGTTTTTGTACCTTTTTTTTGATTAGCTGTAAAAAAAATAACAGTCCAGAATCTATAGGAATTGCTTCTATTAAAGAAGTGTTAATGAATTTTAAAACCTATCCTTTTTCTGATCCTAGTCCTGTTGTGGATATGAATAACATTTATCCATATTTTAAATTTGATGGTTATACAAATAATGTGATTGATCAATCTTGGAAAATGGTCGTTATGGAAAATGACTACATAAAAGTTTTTGTTTGTCCTGAAATTGGCGGTAAGGTTTGGGGAGCTATTGAGAAATCTACTGGAAAAGAGTTTTTATATTATAATGATGTAGTCAAGTTTAGAAATATTGCCATGAGAGGCCCTTGGACTTCTGGTGGATTGGAATTTAATTTTGGAGATATTGGTCATGCACCTTCTTGCTCTACTCCTGTTGATTATAAATTGATTGAAAATAGTGATGGAAGTGTTTCTTGCATTGTTGGTGCTTATGATTTACCATCAAGAACACGATGGAATATTGATATCAAACTCCCAAAAAATAAAGCCTACCTTGAAACCAAGGTGTCTTGGTTTAACACAACCAATCAGTTTACAAGCTATTACCAATGGATGAATGCAGCCGCTAAAGCTTCAGGGAATTTAGAATTCGTATATCCTGGAAAAAACTTTATTGGACATAATGGTGAAACTGGTAATTGGCCAATAGATAATAATAGAGATATTTCTAAATACGAGAATAATAATTTTGGTGGTTATAAATCATATCATGTTTTAAATTCATATTCAAATATTTTTGGCGGTTACTGGAAAGATGATGACTTCGGATTTGGTCATTATGTAGATTATGACGAAAAACCTGGAAAAAAACTATGGATTTGGGGATTATCTGATCAAGGTATGATTTGGGAAGATTTACTTACTGACACTAAAGGACAATATATAGAGTACCAATCAGGAAAATTATTCAATCAAGCCTCACCCGGAAGCACCTTTTCTCCTTTTAAGCACAAAGAATTTCAACCTTACAATTCAGATGTAATGACAGAGCTTTGGTTTCCGTTAAAAAACACTAATGGTATGGTTGCTGCTTCTAAATATGCTGTTCTTAATGTTGAAAGCACTACGGATTCACTAACTATTTATGTAAGTGCTTTAGAGCATTTATCTGAAACTTTAGAGATAACACAAAACAGAGAAACAACCAAATTTGAAATAAACCTTAAACCTTTAGAGGTTTTTAAAACTAAAATTACAATTAATCAAAAGGATGATTTTAATATCCAACTTGGAGATAACCTACTTCAATACTCATCAAAACAAGAAGATTATTTAGTAAACAGACCTATCAATCATAAAACTGATTTTAATTGGGGTTCTGCATATGGCATTTACACAAAAGCATTAGGGCTTGAAAAACAGCGCCAATATGAAGAAGCTGCAAAAGAGTATCATAATTGCATTGAAAAAGATGAAGGATTTATACCAGCATACAGTAGACTGTCATTAGCTTATTATAGACAAATGGATTACAAAAATGCTTTAAAATATAGTAAAGAAGCCTTATCCATAGACACTTATCATCCAGAATCAAACTATGCATATGGTCTTGTTAATAAAAAACTCGGAAACATTACTGATGCTAAATCTGGGTTTTCGATAGCTTCACAATCAGCAAGCCTTCGCTCCTCTTCGTTTGTTGAATTAGCAATACTGTTTTTAAAAGAATATAATTATACTAAAGCAATTCATTATACTTCCAAAGCAATTGATGCTGACACTAACAACATTATAGCTCATATGATTCAAGCCTTTGCAAGTAGACAATCAAAAGATGAAGACAGTTCAATCACTGCTATAAACAATATTTATAAACTAGATCCACTTTCAGATTTTGCGAGGTTTGAAGAGGCACTAATGAACTTAAATGATTTAGCGACTTTTAATACTAGAATTACTAATGAATTGCCTTTTGAATCCTATTTAGAATTGGCAGCAATTTACCTTCAATTTAATGACACTCAAGCTGCAATCTCTGTATTAAAGGAAAGTCCACAGCATCCAATTGTTAATCTTTGGCTTGCTAATCTTGACAAAAACAACGAAAGCAACTATCTAAAAAGTGTTTTTGAGGCATCTGCTGAAATGGTATTTCCACATCGTGTTGAAACATCTGAGTTTTTAGAAACTACGCTGAAAACAAATTCTCATTGGAAATTAAAATACTATCTAGGTCTAATTTATTGGCATAAAGGATTGAGAGAAAAAGCATCAACATTATTTGAACAATGCCAAAATGAACCAGATTTTGCTGCATTTTATTTAACAAAGTTGAAGTTGGTTGAGACGACCTCATTAAAAGAAAGAGAGCTTCTTGAAAGAGCTTTAGAATTAAATCCTAACGATTGGCGAACAGCATTGGCCTTGAGTAATAATCATTTAATTAATAATGAAACCTCAAAAGCCATTGAAATTGGAGAGAAATTTATAAAATTATTTCCTGAAAATTCGCACATAGGCATGAATTACACCTCAGCACTTTTACAAGACAAACAATATCTGAATGCTTTGAAATTCTTAGAAAATTTCAATATTCTACCTTTTGAGGGTTCTACCGAGGGCAAAAAAATATATTCGTTGGTTTGCATTAAATTAGCATTGCAAGCTTATAACCAAAAAGAATACGACAAAACCATTGATTATGCCGAAAAAGCAAAATTTTGGCCAAGAAATTTAGGTGTTGGCAAACCTTATGATGTTGATGAACAACTAGAAAATTACATCATTGCCAAAGCAAACAACAAACTTGGAGATACTGCAAACACTCAAAAATTAAAAGTTGATTTGCTTAAAAATATTAAAAGTAATTCTGAAACATTAAATATTGATTTAGCTCTTGAGACTATAAAAACATTAAACTAA